In Gordonia sp. SL306, the genomic window ATCGGCATCTCCAATATCACGGCCGACCAACTGACCGAGGCGATCACCATCACGCCGGTGGTCAGTGTGCAGAACCGATACGGTCTCACCGACCGCGCCGACGACGCCCTGCTCGAGCTGTGCCTCGAACACGGCATCGCATTCGTGCCGTTCTTCGCCGTGGCCACCTCAACCTGGGCCTCCTCTGAAGGACCCGACAGCACCGGCGAGGCCGAGATCGCCGCCATTGCCGAAGCGCACGGCGCCACCCCGGCGCAGATCCGACTGGCATGGACCCTGCAGCGCGGCCCCCATGTGCTCGCGATTCCGGGCACCGGCAACCCAGTCCACCTGGAACAGAACGTCGCGGCCGGCGGACTCCGACTGACCGCCGAGGAGGTCGCCGTGCTCGATCGCATCGCGCCTGCCCGCCGCTAGGACGACGGGCCGACGGGCAGTCCCTGACCTGGGACTAGACTGGTGATGTCGCGGTTGCGGCGAGCACCCGGAAGGCCACCATCACCAATTCCCCCGCCCCGATCGACGTCCTCCGTGCACCCCAGCAGGAATCCCTTCACATCGCTGTGCGTGCGACGACCCCCGCCGAAACCAAGCCACGCGATCCCGATGTGGTCCGATTCAACGGCCGCCTCGCATTGGTGAACACGAGCACCACACCCCACGAAGCGATGGTCGAGGATCTTCTCTTCCTGCGTGACGTCCTCGACCGGGCCGAGATCGGCTACTTGCTGGTTCGCGGGAACGATGAACGTCCCGTGCTGGCGATCGACTGGGCGCTGCGCAAGCGCTTCAGGTCGGCGTTGGCCACAGCGTGCGCGGATCATCCGTTCTATGCCAAGACCGTGGGTGCGGGACGGGCCAGGCCGGTCCTCGTCGCCGACGGCGCGTTGTCGACGCACCGCAAAGCCCGCGTGTTCCGCCTGTTCCGCCCACGCGTCCACCTCGCCAGCGGCATGACGTTCGGAGCGGCGACCGGAGTGCAGATCGAATTGTGGACGACGGCAGGCGACGATCTCCTGTTGCCCGTGGCCAATTCGTTGACACGACGAACGGTCTCGTCACGGGAGGCGGTACGCAGCGAGGTCGAGAGGTTCGGGCGCACGTGGCCGACATTCGAGAAGATGTTCGCCCACCAGGCCTCCGACGTCACGTTCGACATCGATCTGGTGTTCTCCTGGGTGGACGGGTCCTCGCAGGAATGGCAGGCTCAGCGCGCCAAGAGGATGCAGAGCCACGTGGTCGGCGAGGGTGACGATTCCGAGGCCCGGTTCCGCCAGATCGACGAGTTGCGGTATGCGCTGCGCAGTGTCCACATGTACGCCCCGTGGATCCGGAGGATCTTCATCGCCACGGACTCACCGAAACCTGCATGGCTTTCCGATGATCCGCGGGTGACGTTCGTGCGCAGTGAGGAGTTCTTCGCAGATCCGTCGGTCCTGCCGACCCACAATTCGCAGGCGGTCGAGTCACAGTTGCACCGCATTCCCGGTCTCGCCGAACACTTCCTGTACTCCAACGACGACATGTTCTTCGGTCGTTCCGTGAGCCCGCAGATGTTCTTCTCCCCCGGCGGAGTGAGCATGTTCATCGAGGCACCGATCCGAATCGGACTGGGCTCCAACAACGATCAGCGCAGCGGATTCGAGAATTCGGCGCGGGTGAATCGCGGGCTCCTCAGAGATCGGTTCGGCCTGGTCACCACCCGCCATCTCGAGCATGCGGCGACGCCCCTGCGCAAGAGCGTGATGGCGGAGATGGAGGCCAAGTTCCCGGCCGAGTTCGCGGCCACCGCGGCCAGCACCTTTCGGGCGGAGACCAACATCTCGGTCACCAACTCTCTCTATCACTATTACGCGCTCATGAGCGGCCGCGCGGTGGTGCAGCGCTCAGCCAAGGTCAAATACGTCGACACCACGTCGAAATCCGGCCTCCGACAGATGGATTCACTCCTGACGAAGCGGTCGATGGACTTCTTCTGCCTCAACGACGGCAGCACACCCGATGTCGACCTGGACGTGCGCGCCACGAAGGTCACCCACTTCTTGCAGAACTACTTCCCGATCCCGGCACCCTGGGAAGACGTCTGAGCGGCCGTCTCGAGCCGGGTATGCGGACGCCCGCCTCGTTCAGCCGCCGCTCGGTCTCGGCCGAGCTCACATATTCACCGACCGTGTCGTAGTCGCCGACCGGGGCCACCGAGTGAACGACGGTTTCCGGATAGACGTGCACCAGATTGAAGCCCTGGGCTCCGTTACGGCCACGCAACGCCCCCGCCGGGCCGGTGAGATCCTGCGTGTAGCAGGTGGCCGACGCGACCGAGACGGGAATACCGGCAAACATCGCGGTCGTCGAGTAGTGCAGGTGGCCGGCGAGGATGGAGCGCACGTCGCTGCCCCTCAGAACGTCGGCGAGTCGGTGCTGGTCGCGCAACTCCACCAGAACCGCGAGGTCGAGTACATACGGGACCGG contains:
- a CDS encoding stealth family protein → MVEDLLFLRDVLDRAEIGYLLVRGNDERPVLAIDWALRKRFRSALATACADHPFYAKTVGAGRARPVLVADGALSTHRKARVFRLFRPRVHLASGMTFGAATGVQIELWTTAGDDLLLPVANSLTRRTVSSREAVRSEVERFGRTWPTFEKMFAHQASDVTFDIDLVFSWVDGSSQEWQAQRAKRMQSHVVGEGDDSEARFRQIDELRYALRSVHMYAPWIRRIFIATDSPKPAWLSDDPRVTFVRSEEFFADPSVLPTHNSQAVESQLHRIPGLAEHFLYSNDDMFFGRSVSPQMFFSPGGVSMFIEAPIRIGLGSNNDQRSGFENSARVNRGLLRDRFGLVTTRHLEHAATPLRKSVMAEMEAKFPAEFAATAASTFRAETNISVTNSLYHYYALMSGRAVVQRSAKVKYVDTTSKSGLRQMDSLLTKRSMDFFCLNDGSTPDVDLDVRATKVTHFLQNYFPIPAPWEDV